The following coding sequences are from one Dreissena polymorpha isolate Duluth1 chromosome 8, UMN_Dpol_1.0, whole genome shotgun sequence window:
- the LOC127841996 gene encoding peptidoglycan recognition protein 1-like isoform X1, producing the protein MLALGLLFVVFIAGSANALPLPHCDNVTIVTREEWGAQPSKSVSYMGTPVSIVFIHHTAMSECHTKDKCAEEMRVIQRFHQVDRGWDDIGYNFLIGEDGRAYEGRAWDRIGAHTLGWNNVAIAFSIMGDYSHKLPNDAALDAVHAMIDCGIKLGKITPDYKLYGHRDAGNTECPGQQLYDLIRTWKHYGRLGNEPLVKPTPIPYQPTTYTSGTY; encoded by the exons ATGCTTGCGTTAGGCCTTCTGTTCGTGGTTTTTATAG CAGGAAGCGCGAATGCCTTGCCGCTTCCCCACTGCGACAACGTCACGATAGTAACGCGAGAGGAATGGGGCGCTCAGCCGTCCAAGTCGGTCAGCTACATGGGCACGCCGGTTAGCATTGTCTTCATCCACCACACGGCGATGAGCGAGTGTCACACGAAGGACAAGTGCGCAGAGGAGATGCGCGTCATACAGCGCTTTCATCAGGTTGACAGAG GCTGGGATGACATCGGGTACAACTTTTTAATTGGAGAGGATGGTCGGGCCTACGAAGGCCGAGCCTGGGACCGGATTGGAGCGCACACACTAGGCTGGAACAACGTGGCGATTGCGTTTTCTATTATGGGCGACTACAGCCACAAGCTCCCGAACGACGCCGCATTGGACGCCGTTCATGCCATGATCGACTGCGGGATCAAACTCGGCAAGATCACCCCGGACTACAAATTGTACGGCCACCGGGACGCTGGCAACACGGAATGTCCGGGGCAGCAGCTGTACGATCTGATACGAACCTGGAAACATTACGGTCGCCTTGGCAACGAGCCACTCGTGAAGCCAACGCCCATCCCTTACCAACCCACCACGTACACCAGTGGAACCTATTAA
- the LOC127841996 gene encoding peptidoglycan recognition protein 1-like isoform X5, with amino-acid sequence MLALGLLFVVFIGSANALPLPHCDNVTIVTREEWGAQPSKSVSYMGTPVSIVFIHHTAMSECHTKDKCAEEMRVIQRFHQVDRGWDDIGYNFLIGEDGRAYEGRAWDRIGAHTLGWNNVAIAFSIMGDYSHKLPNDAALDAVHAMIDCGIKLGKITPDYKLYGHRDAGNTECPGQQLYDLIRTWKHYGRLGNEPLVKPTPIPYQPTTYTSGTY; translated from the exons ATGCTTGCGTTAGGCCTTCTGTTCGTGGTTTTTATAG GAAGCGCGAATGCCTTGCCGCTTCCCCACTGCGACAACGTCACGATAGTAACGCGAGAGGAATGGGGCGCTCAGCCGTCCAAGTCGGTCAGCTACATGGGCACGCCGGTTAGCATTGTCTTCATCCACCACACGGCGATGAGCGAGTGTCACACGAAGGACAAGTGCGCAGAGGAGATGCGCGTCATACAGCGCTTTCATCAGGTTGACAGAG GCTGGGATGACATCGGGTACAACTTTTTAATTGGAGAGGATGGTCGGGCCTACGAAGGCCGAGCCTGGGACCGGATTGGAGCGCACACACTAGGCTGGAACAACGTGGCGATTGCGTTTTCTATTATGGGCGACTACAGCCACAAGCTCCCGAACGACGCCGCATTGGACGCCGTTCATGCCATGATCGACTGCGGGATCAAACTCGGCAAGATCACCCCGGACTACAAATTGTACGGCCACCGGGACGCTGGCAACACGGAATGTCCGGGGCAGCAGCTGTACGATCTGATACGAACCTGGAAACATTACGGTCGCCTTGGCAACGAGCCACTCGTGAAGCCAACGCCCATCCCTTACCAACCCACCACGTACACCAGTGGAACCTATTAA
- the LOC127841998 gene encoding uncharacterized protein LOC127841998 produces the protein MALTLANKTCLTFSKISALYRITSGLGRVRNKSVKNQFQDLRPEHEEAIHPDSVSKKPGNWKQYTDLTYFHNQKGKPKKNDVFDSEQLTKYLEQMNIQIESNDDMPVDMPDPFQKPSKTCLLCQHNIKLDYKNTQLLSQFISPYTGRMYGRHVTGLCLHMQRRVAREVRIAKLMGFLPFMNKPVKYLEDPMLFNPFSRKT, from the exons ATGGCCTTAACGTTAGCGAACAAAACATGCTTGACCTTTTCTAAAATATCTGCTTTGTACAGGATTACAAGCG GCCTTGGACGCGTGCGTAACAAAAGTGTCAAGAATCAGTTCCAAGACCTGCGTCCTGAGCATGAGGAGGCCATTCATCCAGACTCAGTCAGCAAAAAACCTGGCAACTGGAAACAGTACACTGACCTCACATACTTCCACAATCAGAAAGGAAAACCTAAAAAAAATGATGTGTTTGATTCAGAGCAACTTACCAAATATCTAGAACAGATGAACATTCAGATTGAAAGCAACGATGATATG ccTGTAGACATGCCAGATCCATTTCAGAAGCCTTCCAAGACATGCCTCCTCTGCCAACATAATATAAAACTAGATTATAAG AACACTCAGCTGCTGAGTCAGTTCATCTCCCCGTACACTGGTCGCATGTATGGTCGTCATGTCACAGGACTCTGTCTACACATGCAGAGACGAGTGGCCAGGGAAGTACGCATAGCTAAATTGATGG GTTTCTTGCCCTTCATGAACAAGCCTGTGAAATACTTGGAAGACCCGATGCTTTTCAATCCATTCTCTAGAAAGACATGa